From a region of the Enterobacter cancerogenus genome:
- a CDS encoding biofilm/acid-resistance regulator YmgB/AriR, protein MRQNIQLQPEYHSAFLDSALSEYFRHAGERFAEESAVFSTAVRCVLASEGHLTNKAIILWLIQTLETTHDVVQADVIRKTLEIVVGYTMDDL, encoded by the coding sequence ATGAGACAAAATATTCAGCTTCAACCCGAATACCATTCCGCCTTTTTAGATAGCGCATTATCGGAGTATTTCCGTCACGCAGGCGAGCGTTTTGCTGAAGAGTCCGCTGTTTTTTCTACTGCAGTCCGTTGTGTTTTGGCCTCGGAAGGCCATCTGACCAATAAAGCCATCATTCTGTGGCTCATCCAGACGCTGGAAACCACGCACGATGTGGTCCAGGCAGACGTAATCCGCAAAACGCTGGAAATTGTGGTGGGCTACACCATGGACGATCTTTAA
- the ycgZ gene encoding regulatory protein YcgZ, with protein MQQNGYVADSAAAIAQYFEKAALPTQQETLGQVVVEILSDGRNLNRKSLCTKLLSRLERASGPEEEQHYHMLLGLLFER; from the coding sequence ATGCAACAGAACGGTTACGTCGCTGACTCAGCAGCCGCGATTGCGCAGTACTTCGAAAAAGCCGCGCTTCCCACTCAGCAAGAGACGCTGGGCCAGGTGGTTGTTGAGATCCTGAGCGACGGGCGGAATTTGAATCGCAAATCGCTCTGCACCAAACTTTTAAGCCGCCTTGAAAGGGCCTCCGGCCCGGAAGAGGAACAGCACTATCACATGCTGCTTGGACTGCTCTTTGAACGATAA
- a CDS encoding diguanylate phosphodiesterase, with amino-acid sequence MLTTIIYRSHICEDVPVKALEDMVGVANRKNQHADVTGILLFNGTHFFQLLEGPEASVLAIYQNICRDPRHHNLVELLCDHGPSRRFGNVGMELFDLRKYDRDEVLQQVLDKGTTKYQMTYNDRALQFFRTFVEATEKANYFELPSADAWDFVQEETALSAQPAVVPKGADCSFAFQPIVDPFMQQVVSWEALVRTVDGGSPADYFSSLTGNAIYEADLKSKQVALSMACALGLQTQTLSLNLLPMTLVNAPNAVDFLLTAIEANGFVPEQIVVEFTESEAISRFEEFNHAVRQLKSAGISVTIDHFGAGFAGLQLLAQFQPDRIKINRDLVANVHKSGPRQAIIQAIIKCCASLEIQFCAVGVELAEEWMWLESAGISQFQGHLFASPRLGGVPAIAWPEKKFEI; translated from the coding sequence ATGCTAACAACCATCATTTACCGCAGTCACATCTGCGAGGACGTTCCAGTGAAAGCACTGGAAGACATGGTAGGGGTTGCAAACAGGAAGAACCAACACGCGGACGTAACCGGAATTTTGCTGTTCAATGGAACGCATTTTTTCCAGTTACTCGAGGGACCCGAAGCGAGCGTTTTGGCAATCTATCAGAATATTTGTCGCGATCCGCGACATCACAATCTGGTGGAGCTGCTTTGCGACCATGGGCCTTCACGCCGGTTTGGTAACGTCGGGATGGAGCTTTTCGACCTGCGTAAATATGACAGGGACGAGGTTCTTCAGCAGGTGCTGGACAAAGGCACCACCAAGTACCAGATGACATACAACGACCGCGCGCTGCAGTTCTTCCGCACGTTCGTTGAGGCTACGGAAAAAGCCAACTACTTTGAACTTCCCTCTGCGGATGCCTGGGATTTTGTTCAGGAAGAAACCGCGTTATCCGCACAGCCTGCTGTGGTGCCGAAGGGCGCAGACTGTAGCTTCGCGTTTCAGCCTATCGTTGACCCGTTTATGCAGCAGGTGGTCTCGTGGGAAGCGCTTGTCCGTACGGTGGATGGCGGATCGCCAGCGGACTATTTTTCATCACTCACGGGCAATGCCATCTATGAAGCCGACCTGAAAAGTAAGCAGGTCGCGCTTTCCATGGCCTGCGCGCTGGGGCTTCAGACCCAGACGCTGTCCCTCAATCTGCTGCCGATGACGCTGGTTAATGCGCCGAATGCGGTGGACTTTTTGCTCACGGCAATCGAAGCGAACGGCTTTGTACCGGAGCAAATCGTGGTGGAATTCACTGAAAGCGAAGCCATTTCACGCTTTGAGGAATTTAATCACGCCGTGAGACAGCTTAAAAGCGCCGGTATCAGCGTGACGATCGATCACTTTGGTGCCGGATTTGCCGGGCTGCAGCTTCTGGCTCAGTTTCAGCCGGACAGAATCAAGATAAACCGCGATCTGGTGGCGAACGTTCACAAAAGCGGGCCGCGTCAGGCGATTATCCAGGCGATCATTAAGTGCTGCGCCTCACTCGAAATCCAGTTTTGTGCCGTCGGCGTGGAGCTGGCTGAAGAGTGGATGTGGCTGGAATCGGCTGGCATTTCTCAGTTCCAGGGGCATCTTTTTGCGAGCCCACGGTTGGGCGGCGTTCCAGCCATCGCCTGGCCTGAGAAAAAGTTCGAAATTTAA